The Lusitaniella coriacea LEGE 07157 DNA segment TTCCAATGCCACGCGATCGTCAGGCAATTCCGCAGGGCGATCGCGGCTAATATCAATGGGAATCCAAGCTTGAGGCGGGGAAACATTATCCGCCGATACGGGTTCTTGGAGAATCACGTACAACTGCGTTCCGTCAATCAGCGCTTTCTCGCCATTATCTTGCTTTGTGAGAACCGTTTCCCAACCCGGTAACAATTTCAATGTCTCAGCGCTAGAAATGTCATAACGCAAGGTTTGAGAATAACCCCGCAGTAAATCGTAGGGATCGACAGGAACCGTTTGTAGAACAACTGTTTGACCCGATAAATGGGTATAAACCGCTTGGGCGGGAATGGAGAGAATTAGTGCGGTTTGAAAAACTAAAGGTAAGACAAACCGCCAAGTGGGTTTTGGGTTAGTCATTGTGAATTTACGTCTGATGTGAATTATCTAAAAACCCTTGCTAGGGTGAGGGAAT contains these protein-coding regions:
- a CDS encoding GDYXXLXY domain-containing protein; translated protein: MTNPKPTWRFVLPLVFQTALILSIPAQAVYTHLSGQTVVLQTVPVDPYDLLRGYSQTLRYDISSAETLKLLPGWETVLTKQDNGEKALIDGTQLYVILQEPVSADNVSPPQAWIPIDISRDRPAELPDDRVALEGTAKNGQIQYGLETYYMPEDQRLSINQYIEETLVEAGGERPFVVEVKVDREGNSAAGSLWVGDREFRF